The genomic segment TTGATGAAAGCTACAAATTTAAGCTACTGCATAtgaaacaatttatttaaataaattggaAACGACAAATACATGAATTAGTTTTTCCGAGAGATATATTGAACACGGTCAAATAATGCAATGTTCAGCAAAACAAGTAAGTCTTCCAGGCACAGACTGTGTGTTCAATCCCTGAGTTCACAGGCTGTTGTGGTTCACATTAGGCGGTGTGTGCCACTGTGATTGGTACAGTGGGAAAACAACATCACAGTGACTCCCGCACGACAACAGCACGACAAATGTTAAGATGCTTCTCCAGGAGATTGCACAATCTGAACACACACCACCTCAGATTTGGCTTTTCACAGAATTGATGAGTGACTGTAATAATTGTAAAATGGACCAGAATGATGTGTGTAGTATTATATGAGGTTTCTTGAATGCGCCCTAGTGAAAATACAGCAGAAAAGgtactgaaataaaatgaaaaataattcacTATGAGCAAGCGGGGTGATGCCAGCTCCTTGCTCCTGCATGATAAATGTCTTGTGCCAGTTCAGATGCCTTTACTGGCTGGTGAatgatttgttatttgttgttttttttacaccgAAATAACAGACGGCAATAAGAGTTTTAAAGGTCAGGAAATTAACTGTTCTGCACCTTACTTTTTCTGGTATTGGCAGCATAACGGAAATAATACTCTGCTATAAAACGAAAGCACCTGTGCAGGCTGTACATAAAACAGTGGTAATAATTTTAAAAGTATTGAGGCCAGTTTCATATATATCCTGGAATTTAGTTTGGTGGAGAAATGGCTGGTGATGTTCAGTACCTGTGGCGAGACAGTGCTGGAGGACGAGGCTTGGCCCGACAACTGGGGGGAGCCACCGGTCTGCAGGGCAGCAGAAGCATAACTCAACCTCTCATTCTGAGGAGACACTAAAGTGGAGAAGTGCAGAGAGTTGGTGAGGAAGGAAAAATGAACTATTCCCACAAAGTGGCACAATAATGAAGAACGTCTTTGAAATCGACTCTTTGCTCTCATCTTCTGCTACAAGTCAGAAGCTTTAATTACAACCTAATTGATGAACTatggatttttgtttttactcaaCCTCATTATCAAGAAGGACCTGAAAGAATTAAATTGGCCTTCGGCAGCTTGTAAATTTGAAGGAATGGATTTACCTTTGACAGAAGGACTGGTTTTTGTCGTACTGTCCCGACTGAAGAAGAGACTGCCCGGCTGAAGACTGGGCCCAGATGACGGAGACTCCTCCTTCACCTTGAACTGTCCCAACTTGGTCAGCTTCTGACAAGAGACAAGAAGAAAATGTCCGTGGCCAaaagaagagatggagggaCTGACTGAAGGTTTGAATTTGATAAATGATTTCAAAAGATAAAACACCTTCCTTTTGTTGTTTACTTATTTTATAATCAAGTAGTTTCTGATCAAAACTATTACAGTATGATTGCAGTCATTCTATGACAATGTCCGGTTGTTACTTTGAGTTCAGACAAAATGTTACTATTAAGATGGTTGACTTATTTTgtaacatttaataataattttaaatatatatatacaaactaaAACTTAGTTACTAATCATCAAGGCCtcattacaaaatatttttaaaaaaggacaagatattttaatacttacaggggaggctgctggaggaggatcaTTTTTGTCCGGCGGTGAATGAAACTTAACAAAGGCCAGACCATATGCTATGTTCTAtgtacaaagacaaaaaaaaatgtataaaatgtatgtatatttCGATAAGATTCCACTTTCATCATGTAGCTCAACAAGTAAACACACTGCAGGTGAAACCACACTGTTGTTGAGCATGTGTGAGGATATCATTTGCTCTATATGTCCTCTTATATGACTTCATTGTGACATTTCTGTGATACAATCAAAGATCTGACCTAAAACTAGTGATGCTGTTATTGCTAATTATGTCATAAAGTCATGTTAACACTCAATACAACCTTTACCTTGCTGTAAGGCTGGCTACAAACAAGTTTCACCCTGTCCCACTTCTCCTGGGCTGGGGTCTTCTGCAGCTGGGTGGGCCCAAAGAAACGCACCCGGTTCAGATTGGTGCCATTGCGGCTCTCAGTTGGAGACATGAAGGAAGACGTAACCAGAAGAACCTGAagcagacatttaaaaaatcaataaatcacaGGGGGGGAAAATGGGATAGAGATCACGTGCAGACATTAATAGTCAAGATAGTGACGGACTACCTCATAATCCTGGTCTCTGGTAGCGGAGGAATTCCCAACCAGCACCTCGATGAAAGCTGAGCCTTCATTTCCGATGTCGATGCTGtgcacctgctcctccttctcgaGCTGAGCGAAGGAAAACAGCgacaacagataaataaaaacttaatatAAGCCCCTTGTGCTTCACAAGCAtcacaaatactgtaaatatcCTTAAGTCAAAGAAAGTCTAACACAGTCACATACGAGAACAGACAATTGACACAATTATTGATTATATATTCATTTTTGTTAAGCACCTTCTCAAACACTATCACAACATTTTACTTCTGTTTAGAGGTCCAGTGTGTAATAATtatgtgaaagggatctattgacaagaaaatacaaaatacttaaTGATCCTAGTGATGTGTACGggggtgtggcctagggggtagagtgggcgttctccaacaaggAGGTTGCCGGTACAATCCCCACTCTTCTCCATCTGCattccgaagtgtccttggcaagatactgaacccctagatggcccctcataaatgttgagtgtactaaaaatgtaagtcgctttggacaaaagcatcagctaaatggcatgtaatgtaatgtaatgtttacagttgtgtgtttcatctaaattgtacaaattgtttgttttcttcaccctagaatgggccctttgtatttaaatactttatatttacatcaggagcgggtcctctctacggaggccaccatgtttagTTTTACAGTAgctcagactggacaaactaaacaccctttgagtttaGAGTCATGTTGGGAAGGGGAGAGTGAGGTgagttcagctgcaacatgcaacttcaccactagttGTCACTatatcctacacactgaacctctgAAGACtttttggaggggggggtggagacaGGAACTCACCTGCAGGATGACGGATGTCTGCTTCTCCCCGGGTCTCGCTGCCTTCCACTTCCTGTAGGTGTCCGAGCTCAGCAGGTTGTCCGCCTTGTGGGTCTGTTCAGCGGGATGAGAGAGGATGAATGAACGGGAGGATGAACCTTTGAGCAGATACACGTTTCTCACTGAACATAACACACAACTCACGGTGTCCTCGGTGCTGCACGACACAACGTGCTTGATCTTGATCTCAGGCATTGTTGATGTTGATTCCTCACGTTGGTTCAACGCTTCTAGGCGAGTTAACAAAACATAGAACACACACGTTGTTCTGGCAGTGGAGGAAACTACAGTGTGTTCCTGTCCAGCGGGCTAGCCTTGTTAGCACGCTAGCAAACAATGGGTAGAGTGAAGTTCCCACTGGTTAGCTTGATGGTTTCCACACACACCAGCGCTCCCAGTAACGAACCTGTACACGTGTTGTGTAGCTGACACACACCCGCTCACTCTGGCGCTACAGTGCACGTCGGAAAACACACGATAATACTTTTAATGTTAAGCTAAACGTGTCATTTTCCCACCAAAAGCCCGACGTGTTCCGTGTTGTTGTGACCACACCGACAatctcagccaatcagcgagcccctttttcttcttctactcttTAAAAAGCGCATCACAGGGTAATGTCGCCACCAACTGTTTATaagatataaacacacacacatctatgtATATTTTCGGATGTAAGGATTTAATTCCTACTATTTTTAATTTACCTAATCTTGTTTTCATTCTTCTTtcgttttattatttttactcttattatgtACTATTGTTTATTAATATATACTAATGTATATGCATAAGTACAATTTCTGATCTAATTTATATTCTGTTTCACTTGGAAAACTATTGtactattattaatatattttctctaaTATTAGTTTattctaaattaaatgtattgttattttaattctGCGAGTTCTGCGTTAGTTCAGTTCAGTAAAGTTCAGTTCCTTCCATTCCTTTGTTCCCTGAACTATGAAATTCAAACCTAGCCTCCACCACCCCCTGTCGATGTGTactacacaataaaacaaaataactaCATCCGAGTCCAGTGAATGTTCTTTATGAGTGTTGTTATAGTCTAGGTGCAAAAAACAGACATGTGCTGTTGAATTATATTTCATAAGTAAATTGAATCGGCAATGATCTATGCTATAGATAAAAGTCTGCTTGAATGGTTCGATGAAAAAGTTAATGTCTCAGGAACAGGTCCAGGAAACTGAAGTGCATCCTTGATTCTGGCAAATCTTCCTGAGGCTCTTTACAGAGCAGAACTTTTGTTAATGTTACACACTTCCCTCACTGATTCATCATAGATTgagctgcttttttttctcactctgGAGGAACATGgtcaaaaaaacatgaaactgaaaaatgtcTAATGTACTAAGCAAACCTAATCCGAGCCTCAGCGCTTGTGTGCTCAAAGAAGTTGTAGATCATCAACAAGATTGAATGATGAAATATGTCTTTTATTAtgcttttttatcttttatataaaaaacgAGCACAGAGGTAAGTCACAGGCCACCAATCAGTGGTTGAATATGGAGATTATAGAAATAGATTACCAAGAGATCACTGGGCATGATTTTAAAATGCTGTTGACATTTGGATGCAGACTATATACAACCAACCAGCAGCTATAAACATATGCATTCCCGTTCGTAGAGTCTGAAGTAATGTAACAGTTGAATAATGTGACTCAGAGGATCTCAAGGTAAATGGCAGTTTCTGCctcggccacactctgcacctCTCCTGTGCCTCTGACTCCGAGAGCGACTCGTCTGTTGAcacctgctccctctcctcctcctcctcttcttttctctcctcctcttctgccgATTGGACgaatctggaaaatgtcagatgTTAAAAGTCTCCCCAAAATTCAGGAATGATAGATTTTGAAATTGAAATCTACGCAATACTGTCTGTTACCTGGTTGTTATGGACAAAATGAGGTGTGCAGTTCTGGTAAACGAGCTGGTAGCTGCCGTTGGTGTAGATGTGAGTCACTTCTGTGCAGTTAATATAGAGAGGCATCCTGTCCTGGTAGATCCCCAGTCCTTCAGGGTAAACAGCTGGACTCCTGCTCAGGACCTCTCTGAGAGGAGCAGAACAAGTGGTGAGTGTGAACCTCGCAGCAAAACACTTGTTTACAAATGTCAGTGTAACATTCAAAGGGCTGGTTTCCCTCACGTACTTTCCAGCTCTCCTCCGACAGCAGCAGAAAAGAAGAGACAGGAGGAATATGAGCGAGCAGATGGACACAGCAGGAATCACCAACCaccacagagctgctgtcacTGGAAAGGGAAGAAAAGAGCAACAATGGATCATGAtttcaaacatatatataatatataggtTTCCCTCTCCATCATGAATAGAAAGACCTGGATTATGATTTACATCttagattgtaaataaagatggacgacacgtcttcACTTTCTCTAAAAACTATGccaaaaatatcctggatatgaatGCATACAAATTTTTTATAACATGTGAAGCAATACAACATTTAGAATTCAAGACAGGTACAACAACAACCTGTGCAGCACTTCAGTTTATCCCCTTGACTTTAAGCTGCAGGCACATTGCACAGATGTTCAACACCAGCCCGACACACAGCGAATACTGAGGCCGAGGTCGAGCTCTTGTCTTTTGTTCACGTGGGAAAAACAGAGCTCAGAACTCACCTTCTCCACCCTGCAGCAAAACCAGGGAGTCGTTCCCCAGAGCGTTGAAAGCAAAGCAGATCACAGTGAGGGGTTGGTCCATGTGGCCCCTCAGAGTCGCAGTTAGTACGTGAGGCTCTGATGTCACCGACACGTTGTAATCATGAGGGGGAACCGATCCGTTAACGCTCCAGGTCACCGCAGGTTTGGGGTTGGATGTAACCGAACACCGACACAACACCTCAAACTCCTCTACGACACAGGTGGAGGAGAGTTGGACGATGGCTGGTTTATCTGGAGGACAGAAAGAATGAAATCTGAAACTCTTTAAACGCACAATATGTAACTTCTCCCACTAAGGGTCACTCAATCAAAATGATAACTGAAGATTAAGACGGTTATAGAACAGGGTAAAGAGGATATAAACATGTGCAGGTAACTTTTGTCTACAAGTTCATGGTCATTGGTAGGTAGGATTACAGGAAGTAGGATTACATTGTATGTTCAATGGCGTGGGGCGGGACTCTCCTCGACCAATCAGGTTGTGAGCGGAGCAGCGGACCTTCATGTCTCGAGTCACGTTGTACAACCGGACTGAGTGTGTGCGCTGATGGAGGTGCACCGTGTGGCCGTGTTGAGTGTAGGACCAGTGGTACTGTGACACTGGAGGATCAGCTTTACATGAGCAAACCAGCAGTGCATTCCCCCCCTCCAGCACCGTCAAGGACTGGACCTGCACCTTCACCTCTTTTGGGGGAACTACAGAGCGTAAAACACAAGGATATTAATTTGAGAGAAaaccaagacacacacaaacataaacatcagAGCTTTGCTTACAAGTAATGTGTAGATCCTTCGTAGTGGCCATTGATCTGGCTCCAGGGAAGGTGACCTGGCACCTGAGTCTGGGCTTCACCTGTTGTGACACAATAAACGACAGCGGGGCCAGTAACATCAGCCTGTGGGGGTCCGGACGGAGTGTCAGCACCTCCCCAGGCTTGGTGCTGTTCGGCTGGACTCCTCTCTCCCAGCTCCACTTCAGGGTTGGAGGTCTGGAGGGACAGTGATAGCTGACGGAGCAGTTCAAGGTGACCAGCTCTCCTTCTGTGGCTGCCGACCTTCCGCTGATGATCGGAGCCTCAGGAGCGTCTGTCAGCGAGGAAAATCTCCATCATGATTTTGTTTGAACACTAACCCTGTGTTTTATTAAAGACATATAATAATTCTACACAAGCATCACAGGAAATCTCCTACAGAAGTGGTTTGTCCCGGATTTCCATTTTTATAGTCAATTTAATCATTGTGAAAGTTTAGCCTATTTAAggtgttacattttttttaaattatatttaaggAGAAACATGATTTCTCTTTCCTCAAGTATGTTATATAGGCTTTTTGTGTATgcaaaagttctgcaaagttaaaaagacaAGGCATTTGCATAATATACGCTTTGCCTCAAGACACGCCCACTAACAAACCCAGCTGTTTCAGCTGGCCAATCATAGCAGACTGAAATTTATCAGGAGGGGGCCTCAAAGAGCGAGGGGctgaaaccaagtgtttcagacagaggctgaaaagaggagctgcagcaataaaAATTAAGGACAGTGACGTCGTTTCAGAACTTTAGAGCAtgaaaaccttttcaagtaataacacaaattaaaatgaaccaATTATGAGTATATGTCTCATTTAAATTTTAGTTTTGTTCTGTACTTGTTGAATCTTATAAAGCTTGTTCATTCTTGTATAATAATTTTATTCTCTGTTTGCCATAATGGTCTTGCCAGGATAATATTGTGACAACAAGGTGGAGTTGTCTCCTGTGCTTGGGTGTGTTTTGGCGGAGTCGGACCGATGATCTTGATTCTTGATAGAATAAAGACTATGACTACAGAACTTTGTGGCCTTATGTGGTTCTTGTTGCACCACCTGAGTCAAGGTGTAACAATATACATATGCAATGCATGCATTTCAGAAATTTGTTTCACTTTATGATAAATATGACTTCATCTCATCTTTTTGGGGTTTGGCCACGTGTCGAAAAATGCTCTTATTTTCTACTATTTCTTCCCCAATGTGATTCTCTTTTGCTCTAACGTCCTACAGCCTGTATACTCACATGATCTGGTTGAAACTAGGACAGTGCAATGTCTTCCCTATACTCACCAACTacatccaaattgaagctgcttgATTTTCCCCAGAGTAAGTCATCGCCTGTCTTCAGAGCCACCTCAAACATGCGTGAGTCGTCCAGGCTGATCCTCTCGATCTTCACCGAGCAGTCTCCATCTGCGATTCGCCCAAAGAGGGATGCGCGGCCTTGGAAATCCCTGCTCACTTGACTCCTGTCCTCGCTGTTGAAGGCAGTGCTCCGCAGAGAGAATAAATGGCCACCGCCTCTGAACCTCAGTCGGACGTCCATCCTGTCCTTCCTCCCCCTGAGAGGATGAGGAGCTAGAGGAGTGAAAGAGCAGGGAATCACCACGCAGGATCCCACCAGAGCCTGGACACGGTCAGGGACTGAGGGCGCAGGAGAGACAGCCTGGACCCCCCTCCACACGGCTGCTGTGTGTCAGAGAACATTAAAATCATTACCAAGGAGAATCAGTTAAAGTTTTATCATAGGTTTAGGCTTTAATGAATGGAGTCAATAGGCTAAATTGCAAGTTATCCAACCATTTAATTCTGTGTGCAattctttctgttttaatttgagGAGCTGTGGAGCAAAAGACGTTTCCCAAGAGTGTGACCAATTAAAAAGTTTGCACGGTCTTCACggtcaataaaaaaataacttaatgaatcctttgaaagAAGACAGGTCGGC from the Limanda limanda chromosome 11, fLimLim1.1, whole genome shotgun sequence genome contains:
- the LOC133013911 gene encoding sialoadhesin, which codes for MTDAAGRKLLLIKATNSWDTGTFKSMAMFLTGLFQSQSRVADMHVDTVFLLCPLIFAAVWRGVQAVSPAPSVPDRVQALVGSCVVIPCSFTPLAPHPLRGRKDRMDVRLRFRGGGHLFSLRSTAFNSEDRSQVSRDFQGRASLFGRIADGDCSVKIERISLDDSRMFEVALKTGDDLLWGKSSSFNLDVVDAPEAPIISGRSAATEGELVTLNCSVSYHCPSRPPTLKWSWERGVQPNSTKPGEVLTLRPDPHRLMLLAPLSFIVSQQVKPRLRCQVTFPGARSMATTKDLHITFPPKEVKVQVQSLTVLEGGNALLVCSCKADPPVSQYHWSYTQHGHTVHLHQRTHSVRLYNVTRDMKVRCSAHNLIGRGESRPTPLNIQYKPAIVQLSSTCVVEEFEVLCRCSVTSNPKPAVTWSVNGSVPPHDYNVSVTSEPHVLTATLRGHMDQPLTVICFAFNALGNDSLVLLQGGEVTAALWWLVIPAVSICSLIFLLSLLFCCCRRRAGKEVLSRSPAVYPEGLGIYQDRMPLYINCTEVTHIYTNGSYQLVYQNCTPHFVHNNQIRPIGRRGGEKRRGGGGEGAGVNRRVALGVRGTGEVQSVAEAETAIYLEIL